The Aphidius gifuensis isolate YNYX2018 linkage group LG2, ASM1490517v1, whole genome shotgun sequence DNA window AGAAATTTTCGTTCGTCGTCTTTCaagtgatttttattattttcatttcagaGTCtggaaatattgaatattataacAGCTATTcaaaaaaccttgaaattaTTCGAAACCATCGATAGTGACAACCAGGTTATTTTATTGcatatcaatagaaaaaaaattgccgaTAAAGTGAgtataatgtttataaatttcttcTTTGATACGTTCTTTAAAActcaatgatatttaattctcgaaattctttttttagctTGATGAAATACATAATCAAgaaacaattgttttaaaacaaatgatgCTGTAGGCTTGtaaagtgataaaaataataaaaaatgatgagttgaagtatgaatattttatgaGGATATTGCAGAAAATGTAAAGATGATAGAGACTGAAATgagttattgttaataattttgatacgtttgaaaaacaaaatgtgtataaatttatatttataaatatttttattttattctagcATAAAAGACTGAGAATGAATTCTGATTGTATCAACAGAGTTGTTAAAAACTTTAGAAACAACAGAATATTCGACTTTTCCAGAGAAAGTTTTGATAAAGCTGTAAGTATCATGatcatgtaaaaaatatacataattatttatctttatctcaaaaaatataaagcgaATAAACAGCTTTCTATTGCATTGAGGAAAACACTGAAAATAAAGGAAAAGCTGGGTTCAATTAAAAGATAATCAGAAATGGTagacgaacaaaaaaaaagcagaaaaTCTTCAaacgaaaaattaatgaagacaaaaatgatgaaaaagggTTTTTCGCGTATTTCGAAGGGTTAAGCGGGAAATCgcgattgaaaatattaataaaaatacctctGGTCTATTGGGAAAAGGGGACGCGGATTCTCTTTCACCTCTCATTCGTAGTTCATCGCAGACCCAAAATCcgagaatttaaaataaaataataatttaaaagaaaataaaatattataatatttcgagggGGAAGTCACTCCAAAATTTAGTGTACACCAGATTACAGATTACCGGTAATCATGTAATCTTTCCATTGATTACACAAGATTACTTTTTATGTAATCACAAAGAATCCCAGTAATTATGTATGATTAcacttaaaattcaaagatttcAAAAAGATTACACGAGATCATTGAAGATTATTGAAGATTACACCAGATTACAGATTACCTGTAATCATGCAATATTTCTAATGATTACAcaagattacttttttttttggtaatcacAAAGATTCCCTGTAATCTTTTATGATTAcgtttaaaattcaaagaagaaaaaaaaaattaatgaaaaacgaataaagaaaaaaaaaattagtatactATACATGTGCAAGTATACACGCGCATGCGCGATCTGAAAACAGAGAAGGGAAgggggacgttccaaaaatcactcggaaacccggaccggcgcagtagatgaaaaaatatagtgataaaataaacttaaaagtaactagaggttactgtagatattgtaagcaacaaaaacagccatattgcatatgccatttacttttgttacttattacagttgtgaaaagtatttttataattattattaataattaaacaataataatttattgttttgtgcctataaaaatacatgaacaaaaaatcatgtctaccacaacaaaatatcaaaaattttctatgatcacaaTCTTGACCTTCCGGGTTTCCGaatgatttttggaacgtccccaAGATTACTGAGATTTTCTGTAAGCATATCAAGATTACAAGAAATTTTTGCAGATTACAGATATACGCCGTAAAATTACTGGtgattacataaaatttttaaagattattgATGATTACTAAAGATTGCAAGAGTACTTTAGATTACATCGATTACAAGATTTTTCCGTAATCATTTCTGTAAGATTACAAAAGATTATTGAAGATTCTTCTCCCGATGTACACCAGATTACACAAGTGACTTCCCCCtcgtaatattttaaaattaaaaattgcaattgggctttgaattgtttataaaaaattttgtttataacgatagcatcaatttaaataattttgctagaaaattcaaaaaaaataaataagtttcatgtaaaaaaaacatgtataaataaacaattgaaatttataaatgaataattcaacaaaaaaaaaaaattttttttttttttttacatgaaacttttttattttttctgaattttctatcaaaattatttaaattgatgctattgttataaacaaaattttttttgtttataacaaaaagTTTTCACAGCGGCCAAACAGACTCATACaacgaaaaaaacaaaaattcgaTGACACCATGGTCAATGGAttgaaaatagtttttttttgagaaattcGTCCGctatttctccaaccatgggtcattttggaaaaaggtggagaaatgGCATAGAAATAGCGCACAAacggcggagaaatatttccacgaGGGTATAATCTACCCTAACCTGTTCATGGGTAGATTGACCCCTGTCATTGGCCTGCTCGATGCGGCAGTTCTGAACGCTTCACCCGTTTGCACATGTCGTAGGTGGAGGCTTTCTCGactattatcaaatttaactttgattttattaaaatttaactttctccgtttttttacgaaaatgacccgtggttggagaaatggcggagaaatatttccaccagggaacctattaaaaaaaaaaaaagagaaagtgGGCCAGTTTCGGAAAAATATCAGAGAAATTTCTTCCCTCAGAGAAATGATTTCttcttatcaattttatttataatacattCAAAGTTTTTCTAGAAAAAGCTGAAATACTGTTACTTCGATGGTGGAAGAAATACTAAAAAGACTTCAGTCACATTTAATTTtctgaaaatttgaaaattatggaaatttgaaaaaaaaacaaattaatgtaCGTATAAAAATTAGTCGATGCAGCAACAAGTGGTATAAAATCGGCTGGATTAAACAATGCCATTTTCGGGAATGTTTTGTcgataaataacaaatgaagaaagtaaaaaaaaataatttacatttattaagaGAGTTTTCAATATCTGCTTAttaccatcattattatttaatattcaatatacCATTGTTCGAATGTAGTacatgatttaaatattgacaGTGAATCAATAactttttagataattaatctgacgaattttttttcgttcaaatatattaaaattatttaaaataattgcatcaagaaaaaagatatatttagaatttttttccccatatttttcttttctgaataataaaaaaaaaaaattctatttttctaAGTGAAgaaagtaattaaattaaagtaagataaataaatgagtgattaaaaaaaaaatattcctaaGTGCTTTATTCTCATTGATATAGGAtcttaataattcatttgaattatgtaatttatcattcaattcATTTAATCTTTGtgaatttatgttttatattgTTTGTAATGCACTGAGTATTAATCTTCTCTTAAATTCATAACAATTATTGGTTTTTtgttcgaattttttttactctagcTGCACAAATTAATCGATTCCAAAGACATCACCACCTTTACGATAATCAGCATTTGCAAAAACAGTACCATTTATTTGTGAAATACCACAAACAACACTTCCTCGATCACGATAACGTGACGTGCTGTGTCCTAAATTTTTCAAtccatcaataattttatttggtaCACCAAACTCATATTCAACTTGCATtggaaataattgtttaatgtaATCAATTTATCTAAAGCTTTTTTAATTAcctaataatcaaatttaaataaatatatttgaaaatttcattttatttgaaatgacGATGAATTTTGTTCCTCCAGCAGAACCAATAACCATTCTGACATCTCCATCTGGTGTTGTTAAAATTGATGGTACCATTGATGATGGTTTTTGATGACATCATTTTTCAATGTCATGGCATTTGAATAGAAAACCTGTTCTTTCACTGGCTATACCACTTCCAaaactgtaaaattaattaatcatattttttattaaatttataataaaacaatttttttattttttttacttactacGTGTTAATACTACTTGTTACAGCAACAGCATCACCATTAGGTGCCATAACGGATATTTGAGCTGTACCATGATCCTCCAAAAGTTCATCCCCAGCACCATAATGAGCTGGATCATTCCaagttttatcatcaattattttttgtctaatTGATTTTGCAAATTcttttgatgttaaatttcCTAGCAactgaaattaaaattgaaatttcttagcaaaatttaattcaaaaaaaaaaaagaaagcttAAAAGAACAAGTTTACAAAACTAAACAGTCCTTtagtttatcaataaatattaatattattatttaaaaaaaaaaaaaattaatgtaactTTTTATGAAATCAAGTTTTGATGTTTGAtggaaattatattattagaaaatgaGAAATATTACAATgcgtaattaaaaataattgtattatatgtattatattttagaaaatgaaaattaaattttcaatattgtatttatttaacaataaacacaaatatttattttaggcgaaaaaatttatctcaaatatgcctacaaaaaatattctacttaaagaaaaaaatatatatatagttatatatatttcgtaaGAAAAcattacattaatatttaatattagtatttttaataaatataaaaaaaatttacctcaGTCATATCAACGTAATCAGCATCACCCATTTTACTTCTAACAGCATATGCATACTTCCACGTTTCAATAATTCTATGATATGTTTGAATTGTATTATTCCAACCTTTCAAACTATCtggagaaaatttaaattcatcaaatatatttaaaacaaatgcaAGAAGTGCACCACTACTTGGTAAAtttgatgtaaataatttaacaccaTCAGTTAAATTTGTACTCAATGTTTTACTCCATTTTGtacgataattattaaaatcttgAAATGTTATGATACTTCCACGTTTACGTAAATCTTCAACAACTATTTTACCAAGTGTACCATTGTATAATTCTGGTGCACCTTTATCAGCAAGTATACGCATTGTATCACATAATTTATCTGGTTTTATAATATCACcaggtttttttataattccagTATTTGgatcaacaaatatttttctaaataaaaaaaataaacaaccataaaataatttaaatattgtcaaaaataaaaaatcaatataatttacctCAATGTTGGCTCAtcaaaaacaatatcaatattttctgaTAAATCGTCATACATGGCTTTAGTCATATTCCATCCATTAATACAAAGTTCAATACTTGGTTCAAATAATTCAGCCCATGGTATTTTACCAAATTTTTGATGAGCAGCCCAATAGCCAGCAACTTCACCTGGTATTGCTATTGATAATACACCTTTTCTTGATGAATctgaacttttatttttatacatatttgcATGAGCTGCACTTGGTGCCACATCTCTGGCTATCAAAAAATATGCTTGTCTATTTGAACGTTCATAAATTGTCATCATAAAACCACCACCCATTCCCATAGCTTGCATATTAACAAGACCATTACAAATCATGGTGGATATTGTTGCATCGACAGCTGAtccatttttttccaatattgatctttaattaaattatttaatttgttagttaaacaaataaatacgaTTTGTTATTGACTATTGtcgtcgttttttttttaattgaattgattcatattgatgttaataatgtaattgaataaaaatgatgtataaatatttttgccaAGACTGGCTGAGGTGAAATTTACTACTAATTTTCTATCgtaaaaattcagaaaaatatgaaaataaatacggagtaattttttgaaataaagattgaaaaaatatcaactagtaattatctaaaataactaaataactGTCAAAAAACTACCGTGAAAAGcttaaaaaattcttgatgAAAATCTTAAAAGCCACGTCTCATTTATAGAATGggttttagaaatattttagacttttattttgttttaatatgaGTTTTATATCTTAATTATTCTAACagctatgttttttttagtggagtaaaataaatactatggAAACAAAATTGTGTTTTAATAAAcagtttgataaatttttgtacgtaaatttaataaatgagaaCATAATTAGCATATgtaatagtaatttttgttatttgttttacttataatgataataaatgaaatgaaatttaaataatttaaatttatatcgttttaaatatatttttaggcTTACTTTCCAATTGATGCACATGGT harbors:
- the LOC122849070 gene encoding scoloptoxin SSD14-like isoform X1 → MRCSCVRDVTDSVKKRKSLNNKKLYKTENIIVNKYSETNKLINFHDRQVLAKLIEKNSTEGDSSRLVYLTSKPKRLRQIIVASLIIIGVIFIIITATLTECGKSFTKNDNKILTPPDPEQFQPPSWSKLKIFKSGAVCSDGPPCASIGKSILEKNGSAVDATISTMICNGLVNMQAMGMGGGFMMTIYERSNRQAYFLIARDVAPSAAHANMYKNKSSDSSRKGVLSIAIPGEVAGYWAAHQKFGKIPWAELFEPSIELCINGWNMTKAMYDDLSENIDIVFDEPTLRKIFVDPNTGIIKKPGDIIKPDKLCDTMRILADKGAPELYNGTLGKIVVEDLRKRGSIITFQDFNNYRTKWSKTLSTNLTDGVKLFTSNLPSSGALLAFVLNIFDEFKFSPDSLKGWNNTIQTYHRIIETWKYAYAVRSKMGDADYVDMTELLGNLTSKEFAKSIRQKIIDDKTWNDPAHYGAGDELLEDHGTAQISVMAPNGDAVAVTSSINTYFGSGIASERTGFLFKCHDIEK
- the LOC122849070 gene encoding scoloptoxin SSD14-like isoform X2 translates to MRCSCVRDVTDSVKKLLAKLIEKNSTEGDSSRLVYLTSKPKRLRQIIVASLIIIGVIFIIITATLTECGKSFTKNDNKILTPPDPEQFQPPSWSKLKIFKSGAVCSDGPPCASIGKSILEKNGSAVDATISTMICNGLVNMQAMGMGGGFMMTIYERSNRQAYFLIARDVAPSAAHANMYKNKSSDSSRKGVLSIAIPGEVAGYWAAHQKFGKIPWAELFEPSIELCINGWNMTKAMYDDLSENIDIVFDEPTLRKIFVDPNTGIIKKPGDIIKPDKLCDTMRILADKGAPELYNGTLGKIVVEDLRKRGSIITFQDFNNYRTKWSKTLSTNLTDGVKLFTSNLPSSGALLAFVLNIFDEFKFSPDSLKGWNNTIQTYHRIIETWKYAYAVRSKMGDADYVDMTELLGNLTSKEFAKSIRQKIIDDKTWNDPAHYGAGDELLEDHGTAQISVMAPNGDAVAVTSSINTYFGSGIASERTGFLFKCHDIEK
- the LOC122849070 gene encoding scoloptoxin SSD14-like isoform X3, yielding MTKHEDVNFMALSDSKPRPKRLRQIIVASLIIIGVIFIIITATLTECGKSFTKNDNKILTPPDPEQFQPPSWSKLKIFKSGAVCSDGPPCASIGKSILEKNGSAVDATISTMICNGLVNMQAMGMGGGFMMTIYERSNRQAYFLIARDVAPSAAHANMYKNKSSDSSRKGVLSIAIPGEVAGYWAAHQKFGKIPWAELFEPSIELCINGWNMTKAMYDDLSENIDIVFDEPTLRKIFVDPNTGIIKKPGDIIKPDKLCDTMRILADKGAPELYNGTLGKIVVEDLRKRGSIITFQDFNNYRTKWSKTLSTNLTDGVKLFTSNLPSSGALLAFVLNIFDEFKFSPDSLKGWNNTIQTYHRIIETWKYAYAVRSKMGDADYVDMTELLGNLTSKEFAKSIRQKIIDDKTWNDPAHYGAGDELLEDHGTAQISVMAPNGDAVAVTSSINTYFGSGIASERTGFLFKCHDIEK